The following coding sequences lie in one Danio rerio strain Tuebingen ecotype United States chromosome 25, GRCz12tu, whole genome shotgun sequence genomic window:
- the cpa4 gene encoding carboxypeptidase A4 precursor yields MRLFIAVFALLVAVHCKELFNGDQVLRIHAESEDHIHILKELDEDSGLDFWTHGFSTERPVDVRVPHASLYAVKDFLKENNIPFTVMINNVQDLLDEQKAEMVSNAETERNAKIFDFAAYHDLDTIYSFMDTLVASHPNLISKINIGNSYENRPMYALKFSTGGENRPAIWIDAGIHAREWVTQASAVWIANKMASDYGVDPSVTSLLGQMDVYLMIVTNPDGYSFTHTDNRMWRKTRSVNPGSSCRGTDPNRNWDAGFGGPGASKNPCSDSYHGPYAHSEVEVKNVVDLIKGHGNFKSFISIHSYSQLLMYPYGYTCTNIPDQSELHAVGTAAIKELMSLYNTKYQVGSICKIIYQASGGSIDWTYNIGIKYSFAFELRDTGLYGFLLPANQIIPTAEETWLGLKNIMEYVRDHPY; encoded by the exons ATGAGACTTTTTATTGCAGTCTTTGCACTTCTGGTGGCTGTTCACTGTAAGGAGCTCTTTAATGG AGACCAAGTTCTCAGAATTCATGCAGAATCTGAAGACCACATTCATATTTTGAAGGAGCTGGATGAGGATTCAGGG CTGGATTTCTGGACTCATGGCTTCTCAACTGAGCGTCCTGTTGATGTCCGTGTGCCTCATGCCAGTCTGTATGCTGTTAAAGATTTCCTGAAGGAAAACAACATCCCTTTTACTGTCATGATCAACAATGTGCAG GACCTTTTGGATGAGCAGAAGGCAGAGATGGTCAGCAATGCAGAGACTGAACGCAACGCCAAGATCTTCGACTTTGCTGCTTATCATGACCTGGACACT ATCTATAGTTTTATGGACACCCTTGTTGCAAGTCACCCTAACCtcatctccaaaataaatatcGGCAACTCCTACGAGAACCGTCCCATGTACGCCCTGAAG TTCAGCACGGGTGGTGAGAACCGACCGGCTATCTGGATTGATGCTGGTATTCATGCCAGAGAGTGGGTGACTCAGGCTTCTGCTGTTTGGATCGCCAACAAG atGGCTTCAGACTATGGCGTCGATCCCTCCGTGACCTCTCTTCTGGGGCAGATGGATGTCTACTTGATGATTGTGACTAACCCTGATGGATATTCTTTTACTCACACTGAT AACCGCATGTGGCGTAAAACTCGCTCTGTGAACCCTGGCTCCTCCTGCCGTGGTACTGATCCAAACAGGAACTGGGATGCTGGTTTTGGAG GCCCTGGAGCCAGCAAGAATCCCTGTTCTGACTCTTACCACGGTCCCTATGCCCACTCCGAGGTGGAAGTGAAAAATGTTGTGGACCTCATTAAGGGTCACGGCAACTTCAAATCCTTCATCTCCATCCATTCTTACTCCCAACTCCTAATGTATCCCTATGgctacacatgcacaaacattcCTGACCAGTCTGAACTG CATGCTGTAGGCACAGCTGCCATTAAAGAACTCATGTCCCTCTATAACACCAAATACCAAGTCGGCAGCATCTGCAAGATTATCT ACCAAGCAAGTGGTGGAAGCATTGACTGGACCTACAACATTGGCATCAAATATTCATTTGCCTTCGAATTGCGTGACACTGGGTTATACGGTTTCCTACTGCCTGCCAACCAGATCATTCCCACCGCTGAGGAGACCTGGCTTGGACTCAAGAACATTATGGAATATGTTCGTGATCACCCTTATTGA